Within Actinoplanes sp. L3-i22, the genomic segment ATCCGCAACTACTTGAACAGCAAGCAGTGGTTCCTGGACTTCACTTTCAAGATCGCCGGGGACCGCAGCACCAATCTCCGGCTTCCGGCCTACCCCCTTTGATTCGGTACGTCGTGAGCCGCCCGCCCGCGCCGCTCTCCGCGATCGGACCCCGGCGCCAGGTCCGAGGCGCGCGTCCCGCCCCCGGGCCGAAAGATCGCGCCGGGCGGTGCACAGAACGGGCCCGGCGCGCGTCTTAGCAGCCATGGATCAGCGTGCACAGGATGACTCCGATGGTCTCGAACCGACGGGGGTCGGGACCGGACGGCACCGCTCGCGGGACGCCCTCACCGGCGAGACGGTTGTCATCCGTACGTCGCAAGCTCCCACCGGGATATTCGCGGCCCGGAAGCCGGGGCCGCCGCGGCAACCCACCGCCCGCCCGCCGGCACTTCCCGATCTTGCGGCGCAAGCCGCGAAAGCCGGCACCGAACCGATCACCGCCCTCGAAACGGAAGAGGAGGACAGCCCCAAACGGGGCGAACGGGTCGTCAAGCTGCGGCCCGAGCAGACCGGCGAGGGGTATCGCAGCGTCTACTCCGAGCTGACCCGGCCCACCCTGACCTCGCGGATCCGCGGCGGCGTCCGGGTCTCCGGGGAGCTGGCCATGACGCTGGGGCTGGTCGTGATGCTGTTCGCGGCCTACGAGATCTGGGGCAACGGCGCCGAGGTGCAGGCCCACCAGGACACCCTCTCCAGCGAGCTGGACCAGCAGTGGGACAACCCGGTGCTCGGCCCGACCGGCCCGAAGGGACCGGCCGCGCCCGGCGGCAGCCTGATCGGCCGGCTCTACATCCCGAAACTCGACAAGGAGTGGGTGGTCGTCGACGGCGTCCGGGACATCGACATCAAGTTCGGCCCCGGGCACTACCCGGGCACCGCGATGCCGGGTCAGATCGGGAACTTCTCGGTCGCCGGGCACCGCATCCCGAAGACGTTCTGGCGGATCGACGAGCTCGGGACCGGTGACGTGATCGGCGTCGAGACCCAGGATTTCTGGTACGTCTACCGGGTCTACGGCGACGAGACCGTCAAGCCCAGCGCCGTCGAGGTCGTCGCCCCGGTCCCCGACCGGCCCGGCGTCAAGCCCACCAAGGCGCTGCTCACGCTGACCACGTGCACGCCCAAGGGCAGCCACGCCAAGCGCCTGATCCTGCACGCCGAACTCGCCGCGAAGACCCCCCGCGACGAGTCCCGGCCTGACGCGGGCCGGCCGGCGGCGCTGCGGTTCTAGGCCGCGGGCCGATCCTCGGCGCCGCTGCCTTTCCGGGCGGCGTCGAGGGCCGGCGCCGCTGCCGCTACGCGGCGTCCGGGTGGGCGTCGGGTAGGGCGGCGACCACCCGGAGCAGGTCGGCGACCGAGATCGTGCGGTCCCCACCGGCGCCGGCCAGCCCGGCCAGCACCCAGTCGCGCATCAGCGCGGTCGGCTTCAGCCCGCGCTCTCCTGCCACCTGGCGGAGCTGCTGGTACGCCTCCACCGGGAGCCGGAACGAGCAGACCACCTTGGGCTCGGTGTCCGGGGCGGGCGGCAGCGCGGCCGGGCCGTCCCCAAAGTTGATCTCACCGTTGGCGACGGCGTCCGCGGCCGCGGCCAGATCCCTGTCGGCGAAGGTGTTCATGACTGTCCGCCCTCCCACTGCTCGAACTGACCGAGCTGCTTCTCGTCCATCTCGCGGGCTCCGATGATCATGTAATCGAAGTCCCCGACCTGGCGAACGACCACGATCAGGGGCCGGCCGATGACGGTCCGGCCCCAGACGGTGATCACCGGCAGCCCGGCGGCCTCGGCCGGCACCGGGCGACGCCGCCTGGCACCGAGCACCTGGTTCACCTCCGCGGGAGAGATGCCCCGCAGCGCCTGAAGGGCCACCGCGAGCCACTCGTATCCCACGACCCCAGCGTATTACGCGCGTAATACGCCGGGGAAGCCTCCGGACGTGCCGCTTATCGCAGGCCCGCGACGACCTCGGGCGTGACCTCGGTGACCGCCTTGACCACCAGCGACGCCAGGGCCAGCGCATCCTCGGCCGGCGGGTAGACGCCGTGCGGGACGGCGATCACGGCCAGCCCGGCGGCGCCGGCCGAGCGCAGGCCGTTGCTGGAGTCCTCGATCGCGGCGCAGACCGCCGGGGTGAGACCGAGCTTCCGCACCGCGGTCAGGTAGACGTCCGGCGCCGGTTTGCCGCGGGGCACCTCCTCGGTCGACAGGGTGACCTCGAACTCGTCGGTCAGCCCGGCCGTCGCCAGCACCTTGTCGATCAGGATCCGGGCGGACGAGCTGGCCAGCGCCAGCCGGTACCGCTGCCCGAGGAGGCGGACGGCGTCGACCGCGCCCGGGATGAGCGGCAGCGACTCCGCGTACCGCTTCGCCATCCGATCGAGCACCTCCGCCGCGACCCGCGGGGCCGGCACCGGGACGCCCACCTCGTCGGCCAGGTGCGCGGACCACTCGGCGGTGCTCATGCCCATCATCCGGTCCTGGGTGTCCGGCAGGAACTCGCGGCCGTGCTCGGCCACGTAGCCCCGGCGGACCTCCTCCCAGACCTCCTCGGAGTCGATGATCACGCCGTCCAGGTCGAAGACGATCGCCTCGATGGTCACAGGGCCTCCGCCGCGGGAATGATCTCGTCGCGGAAGATCTCGAACCGCTTGGTGTCCCACGCGTCCCGGATCCCGCCGTGGGTGACCGTGATGCCCATCCCGGCGAACCCGCGCATCGCGTCGACGATCTCGCCGACCCGCTCGCCCCGCTCCCCCGGATCGATGTTGAACATCACCGTCTTCTCGATCTCGTCGTAGTCCCGGCCGACCGTGTCGCAGTGCGCCCTCAGCACGTCCAGCTTGTGCTGCAGCTCCGGACCGG encodes:
- a CDS encoding class E sortase, encoding MDQRAQDDSDGLEPTGVGTGRHRSRDALTGETVVIRTSQAPTGIFAARKPGPPRQPTARPPALPDLAAQAAKAGTEPITALETEEEDSPKRGERVVKLRPEQTGEGYRSVYSELTRPTLTSRIRGGVRVSGELAMTLGLVVMLFAAYEIWGNGAEVQAHQDTLSSELDQQWDNPVLGPTGPKGPAAPGGSLIGRLYIPKLDKEWVVVDGVRDIDIKFGPGHYPGTAMPGQIGNFSVAGHRIPKTFWRIDELGTGDVIGVETQDFWYVYRVYGDETVKPSAVEVVAPVPDRPGVKPTKALLTLTTCTPKGSHAKRLILHAELAAKTPRDESRPDAGRPAALRF
- a CDS encoding HAD family phosphatase is translated as MTIEAIVFDLDGVIIDSEEVWEEVRRGYVAEHGREFLPDTQDRMMGMSTAEWSAHLADEVGVPVPAPRVAAEVLDRMAKRYAESLPLIPGAVDAVRLLGQRYRLALASSSARILIDKVLATAGLTDEFEVTLSTEEVPRGKPAPDVYLTAVRKLGLTPAVCAAIEDSSNGLRSAGAAGLAVIAVPHGVYPPAEDALALASLVVKAVTEVTPEVVAGLR